The Syngnathus scovelli strain Florida chromosome 11, RoL_Ssco_1.2, whole genome shotgun sequence region TTGCCTTGCAATTGAAAAGTTCCGGGTTTGAATCTTGACTCaggtcaaacaaaacaaaaacatcttacAAACTACCCCAAATTCTTCTGATGATCCACTATGGGAGATGATTtgatttttattgtattgtttttgtaAGCTAATGTAGTGACGTGATCTGTGTTTCTCTGACAGTGTAAGACCGCTCATGGCCCAGGGCACCAGCCTCCAGTATGAGCGAGTGGCAGAGATCGGCGGCGGCGCTTATGGGACCGTCTATAAGGCCCGTGATATGGAGAGTGGTCGGTTTGTGGCTCTAAAAAGCGTGCGAGTCAAAACGGACCATAATGGCCTACCAGTCTCCACAGTCAGAGAGGTGGCTCTGTTAAAGCGACTGGAGCAGTTTGGCCACCCCAATGTGGTCAGGTAAGATAGCAGTTGCGTGCGAGATCTTGTGAGCACACCCTCAGACATGGTCACTGCTCTCCGGACTATTCCAGGCTTATGGACGTGTGTGCCACCCAGAGGACGGAGCAGGAGACTAAAGTCACTTTAGTCTTTGAACACGTGGAGCAAGATCTCAAGACGTATTTGGAGAAAGCGCCGGCTCCGGGGTTGGCCCCTGAACGCATCAAAGTGAGCTCCTACTCGGAGACGAAGttgtttaattaatttttagTTGGATTggatgtcattatttttttgcagctttgtcgttttttttttattacctttatctgcttgatttttttttaattttatttatttttttgcaggacTTCATGAAACAGCTGCTATGTGGTCTGACATTCTTGCACTCAAACCGTGTAATGCACAGAGACCTGAAACCAGAGAATATTTTGGTAACCAGCCAGGGTCAGGTGAAGCTGGCTGACTTTGGACTTGCGCGCATGTACAGCTGCCACATGGCCCTTACTCCTGTGGTAAGAACCAgtgcactttgaaatatttATATCGCACTTCCAATATTATCTGgacttttaaatatttgttacacatctGGATATTTACAGTGTACATTTTAGCAAAATATACTGTGTGTTATTTCAATTGTGATTAAATGGTACGCCATATTTTGCATGCGACAAATTCAAATCTGAGGAAAACCCACAATTTCATATTCAAGCTGCTCAATGTGGTTGATCATTTCTGTGCATCCGTTTCTCCAAGGTGGTGACACTGTGGTATCGGCCTCCTGAGGTTTTACTGCAGTCCAGCTACGCTACACCTGTCGACATCTGGAGCTCCGGCTGCATCTTTGCGGAAATGTTCAAACGAAAGTGAGTCAGCAGAAATGCTAATCGGATTAAAAGAAGCTCATTGTGATGTCGATAAGACGCCGGTCCGTGCGTTGGGAGCGGTCATATTCGATATTTAATATGTATATAGAAAACGGAGGTTTATTAGTTTCTATGGAATCGCATTCACCAAAATACTCGGAGCATGATGATGTCATGCAGTTCTTCACCATGTCATTGTCATTCAAAATTGAACTGAAGGCTGACCTTTAAAAAACagctgcaggtgtacctaatgatgtgACCTCATGAGAAAATGTCTCCTGATTATATTTTCTCCTAATTGGATTTGCTATGTAAAATATGTTCGCTTGATTCAGTTGTCAAATTATGACTCTACAATCAGATGGCACAGGAAACAATTAACATTATCAtccctgcacttttttttttttttttttttcctgttagaCCCTTGTTCTGTGGAGAATCCGAAGTGGACCAACTCGGGAAAATCTTTGAGTGAGTCATGCATTCATGCAGAGTGACTTAACCCTCCTGGCTGATGATTCTCATTTCACTGAAATTGAACGTGTCGTTGCAGAGTGATTGGTTTGCCACCAGAGCAGGAGTGGCCAACTGGTGTTACGCTTTCAAGACAACACTTCCCCCCTTTCTCGGCTCGCCCCATAACTGACTTTGTTCCAGAGATAGATGAGCAGGGAGCTCAACTgctgctggtaagattattaagTTATTTACCACTAAATGTTAATTTACCACTTGCCGTCTTCGTTTCTCTACTTCACCAACAATTTAGTTTTGCAGCCATTGTCCTCAATCAAGTTGCACATTTACGACACAATGATAATTGCTTTAAATCAACGTTTTATTAATTCGTTTTCTTTTTA contains the following coding sequences:
- the cdk4 gene encoding cyclin-dependent kinase 4, which codes for MAQGTSLQYERVAEIGGGAYGTVYKARDMESGRFVALKSVRVKTDHNGLPVSTVREVALLKRLEQFGHPNVVRLMDVCATQRTEQETKVTLVFEHVEQDLKTYLEKAPAPGLAPERIKDFMKQLLCGLTFLHSNRVMHRDLKPENILVTSQGQVKLADFGLARMYSCHMALTPVVVTLWYRPPEVLLQSSYATPVDIWSSGCIFAEMFKRKPLFCGESEVDQLGKIFEVIGLPPEQEWPTGVTLSRQHFPPFSARPITDFVPEIDEQGAQLLLEMLTFDPCDRISALNALDHPYFRNEEILTEKKG